ttattattattattattattattattatttaagattattattcttattataatcAGACAATTGAAGAGGGAATGCTCAACATCAAGTACATAAGCTGTTGCACTAcgtttctaaaaaaaaacaaaatcttagATGAAAGTGTAACAGACAAATAAGCGTAGTCCCTCTCCTTCACgaaatggtaggcctatttatgatAATAGCAATACGACTTTATCAAGAACGGATCACGCGATATCCACAATGTAAAACCCCTGAAGCAACAACACTATCGTACTGTTGTATTCACAATTGTTCAAACTTGGGTAATGCGTGTCTTTCTATTATATGCATAATATGCATATCAATAACAGTAAACGGTTAACCAATGATCAACTACTTCCtgaaatatatataggcctaaaaatgAAGCGCCATTCAACGGACGGTATCCTCTTTCTAGAAAATATTTTAgatttaggtttaaaaaaaaaataatatagccTAGTctagataatataataataaataatttggaCTTATAAAGCGCATAATGTATAATCCTCAATGTGCTACAcaataataatggaataataataatggataaTTGTGGAAATGTCGTCATACAAAACCGTTATCAATTCACCCGTAACAATTACTTACTTTGGTAGCGATCTAGTATGCAAATATCATTGATCGGTAGATAAAGACAAACTGCACAAAATGTCGGCTTCCGTAAGTATAcagttttgttattatttactatTTGGGCCTACTAATTATATTTGGTGTATAGATTAatctacaaaacaaaaatataaaggtaaaggtaaaggtaaaggtattcatatttgtcctcaagcttaactggaaactgaggaaattcggattaggccctcacataaattattcatttgaaATTTGGGTGGGGCACGTATCTTGGGCGCGTTGGTTCCATTCTTCATTTTTTTGCTGTCGACCTCTTTCCTGTTATTTAACTTCTCCTGGTGAAAAGATCATAACAACATTGCATACTACAGATATGTCGATAATTTCTTCAAAAGAAAATAAGATTTAAATagacaaaataaagaaaaacataattaaaaactaTTGAATTGAgttgatttttgttttgataGCAATGTTTTCTATACTAGGCCAATACCATTGTCAATATTGCGCGGTACTCAGATGGGAAGATCACTAAACTTATTtcctaattaattattcatgatAAGAAAATAATTCCTAAAAACGATCTCGGTGTAATTGCTAAAGTATATCTTTAATTCACTATTCCAGAACAACTTTGATGACTTGCTTTTTGATGTAAGCCGTATATACGAAGGATACAAATTGAACGAGCTAAGACTTCTACTGAATAAGCGCTGTGATGGAGCGACGTTAGCTGAAAAACGCAACGGAGCACTGAATTGGTTTCGTGAACTCGAAGCCAAAGGTTATATTTCTAAGGAACCTACAGATGTAGAAATTCTGTTGTCGTTGCTAACGAAACAGAAGTGACTGACGCCGTATCCTTAATAGAcgattatataaaaaaacatccAAACAAGAAGGAAAACGTTACGAAGGGCCTACCAATCACACCATTTCGGAAAAGacttctaaaagctgcaaaagCAAACCAGAGGGATGTACAACTTATGTCTCCTGCCTACAAGAAGctccaaaatataaaatttgacaatatttttgatttcatttttaaacttGAGCAAGGTTGTGAACTGGAGGAGGAGAACCCAGACACAATAACAAAGTTTGCAAAATGTCTGTCAGAAAATGCTTCAAAAATACTTCTcggtaaatattatttaatgacAAGTAAGAgaacaataatacaaaaatagagTAATAAAAACTTATGGCATTTAGGTATGGAATTGAAATTGATATAGAGAGTTGGCATAACCAGAATGAACAACAAGTAGAATTGGATACTGAAAAGAACCGGTAGCTATATTACCCAATACTGAAATTAGAAAAATCATTTCCTTGTTATTTTGtgataattataattcatatgATTAATTCAATAGAATAACCATAATATCGTGGGATTGCATTATTATAGgaatctttttaaaaaacaaggccaacagccattaagtcgcgtgctagaatgcatagtgataccggaccgacagacagaccgaccgaccgaccgacatagtaaactatagagtcgcgtccacgcgactaaaaacatgcATTTGATGCAAGTGTATACAATAGTTAAACTTATTGATTCAGGTACATCGGAGCCAGCTACATCGCAGTCAGGTACATCGCAGTCGGGTACATCGCAGCCAGGTAGGCCTACGTCTACGGAATCTCCAAATACTACTAGAGACAGAGGCGTAGaaggtaaaaataaaaagtgtcAAATTACCTTGAATTACCTTCAAATGTTTTACACAATAATtgccttttaaaataatttcttcAAACTTTCATATTGCTGTAATTTCTTTatttacttaaataaattaattttatttaaaaaaattaattctctTCTCCGTCTCAGAACGTACGTGGCGGAGAAGAAGGTAACATTCGAATACTACTATAGTTTTCAGTCAATAATCCAACCTGCTCTTATCGGGTCCTTAATATTTATCAGACAATCTTTCTTTAACAAGTTCAAgcgaatttatttatataaacgcTACCTGAAACAATTACCAACAATAATACATGGAATAGTTGACCATTGCTTCAATCTTATCGATAATGTGGAAAACAAGGAGATCATTTGAAAACTATGATcttgataatattaaaaacgTCATtcctattaggcctactgtaattttATTGTGATTTATTTAGGCCCCAATTAGTTCAATTAAATTATTCGAAATAATTAATTCAGCCTCAGAATATCTAGTGATTTCTTCAGTATTACACAATCGTctgattttttcaaaattactttCTTTAAGACAGTGTATATAATTACACCCTcaccattaaaataaatttcatttgtcATTTCAGATGAGCCTGATAACGCAGCTGTTGCCACAAGTACTACACCTATGGTAATACACGATAGGTATAACTAACATAGcattatgctatagtaaacaATTATTAGGGTAATCCCACACAACTAAACCGTTATATGTTACTTATGTTGCACTTATTTACAGGAGgttatacaaattattatattaattaaataaatcattatttaggGGGAGACCTACAATACGCGCTATGGTTTGTAAAACCTAAGTTGTCCGAAAGTGAAATTACTACATAGTATTTTCATATCCAGTTGAGccatataataattttaccatttCCCACCCTCTAATTTTCAAAATGGATCTATACATCGTAACCAAGTGTTATACTATAGGAACTACTTTATAACATTTGCGCaattgaatcaacatagaattTCGCCTTCCTGATGTACGGTCCATAGTCATTTGGTGGATCCAAAGAGTAATTGAGGTTAGCATTGAGCTTAAACAATTGTTGCCTGATTACATGGTTAATGACAAtggtttatattgtttatttcgATTAGGAACACTGAAACAAGCAGACTGAAGAGGATACAGAATTTTACAAAAAGTAATTATCAACTGACAATATTTATATTCGATCTTTAGACTGAATAACAATCAAAAATGACATTGCGTTATGAGCATGACTAATAtaaacttatatatatatatatatattcatcatcataaaatatatttttatataaataaatttatttatttttatttcagaaaataaaaagctgtgtgtgtttattattatatggaCACTATTGCTCCTATGTATTGGCTCGGAATTCGTAATCATTTTTTGTACTTCTTCAATAACGGgatttttagttgtttttataatttctatAATATTACTTGCAATCTCTATTTTCTTGTCAATCTGTTTTGGAGAAAAgtttgaaaaatgtattactgcaATTGCAATAATCGGGACTTCAATTCCATTTTTTGTCATACTTTATTTCTGGGCGATTGAAAAGATAGGAGATAACAGTAATGAAGATATTATAACAACACAGTTACCGTCGATGTCTAATGAAACAACTGCTTTTATTTGAAGTGGTTAAATAACATTCTTAATGTTTGTCGTAACTCAAATGTTTCGAACTAAATAAGGTACTATACAGATAGATAGCAATTTATAGAAATAGAGGGTCTACAGCAacataaacacaacataaacaCAATATTAATGCAAGTCACTGGACATTCTATAAACTATCAACAATAATGGTTGGATTGGCTTATTTGTTCAAAAAATCTCTTGCAATAGTGATTGCTATGCTTGCTGATTATCTTTTTGTgatatgtttattttgcttaaaGTAAATAATGGTAAAATTCATTTAGTTTAGTGCGTTTTGTAGTTTTTTGCCTCACtgttttgttaataattaaatgcttgtaatagtaataataaatcagCTCGcttgtgtatttatttattatactacAAAATACATGCTTTCAAGAATCAACTCAGTTGCCAGTAGCAGTGGACATATAACTTCTACAAAGGGTAATAAAATAAGGCTAATCATAACAATAAAACTTCTTACCCTAACCAGCTCTTTTGATTCTTATGGTGGTTTTTAATGAGATTATATTGAAATATGTGTTCAACGTGGGTTGATTAAGGTTATACTTTTCACaaactaataaataatattgtactttaaaaaaaggaaCTTAAAGAAACTAGAAATAGCTTATTGATGTAAAATACTGAAACTTAAAAGTAGTGAAAGgtaatgaatatatatatacatatatatatatatatacatatatatataagtcacaaaattacataataaaacaaatcaaccaatcaaagatgttaacaaacaaaaggcatagttataaaggcacgcctccaaaagctatggtgtacaaagcaggaatggttgcttataaagcaggacatttaaaacaaagacaaaagcttcaagtgtaaataattgttaatatgtgaatgtctctggcaaaattaatgtttaaaggatctaaattgtacatttatgccggtaggggcaagagtgccaagctttacaattattctttcACAAAAACTAAtaagaaagaataattgtaaagcttggcactcttgcccctaccggcataaatgtacaatttagatcctttaaacattaattttgttgGCAAAACAAGGGAgtaaattatctaaataataataataataagatttatacagcGCACACATCCACTAAAGCTCAAAGGCGCTTGTGAAAACCATGAAACATATTAACCTTAAACGTAAATACTACTgataattttgacaaaaaaatgaattaaaaacaagtaaatataGAATTTATGAAGTTTTCATATAGGCCAATATAATAGAAATAATGCATCTTTTATTTAGTGTTAAATCTTACTGTCAAATTAACTACAATGCTAACGAACTATTGTAGTACAGTCTGGGTATGGAAGGTACATACGACACGCGTGTGGTAAGTAATAGAGCATTTAGAGCATAAAAGAGAAAAGGAAAGAGGATTCAATTTTTTAGTCgagtggacgcgactctatagttcattATGTCGGTcagtcggtctgtctgtcggtccggtatcactatgcgtttta
This DNA window, taken from Antedon mediterranea chromosome 9, ecAntMedi1.1, whole genome shotgun sequence, encodes the following:
- the LOC140059421 gene encoding uncharacterized protein isoform X2; the encoded protein is MSPAYKKLQNIKFDNIFDFIFKLEQGCELEEENPDTITKFAKCLSENASKILLGTSEPATSQSGTSQSGTSQPGRPTSTESPNTTRDRGVEDEPDNAAVATSTTPMEH
- the LOC140059421 gene encoding uncharacterized protein isoform X1 → MSPAYKKLQNIKFDNIFDFIFKLEQGCELEEENPDTITKFAKCLSENASKILLGTSEPATSQSGTSQSGTSQPGRPTSTESPNTTRDRGVEDEPDNAAVATSTTPMVIHDRYN